The Chloroflexi bacterium ADurb.Bin180 region TGGTGCAGCGAGACTGCCCGTAACCTGCTGGGCGACACGGCAACGGCCGTGGCGAACAGGCTGCAGCGTGTTCTTAAGGTGGCTCCGACCTTTCTGTTGCTCGTGTTCATGCTCGCCTTGCAGCCCAAAGTTATCAACCTCTACGCGAATACTGGCTCCTTCAGGCCAGAGCACAAGACGCTGGGGCTGTGGCTGCACGACAACGTCGCTCCTGGCTCGGTGGTGATGTCGCGCTATCCGGCCATTGCCTTCTACGCCGATGCCAGGTGGGAGCCTACCGCCAACGCCTCGCTGGATGAGCTGCTGATCTACGCCAGAGCCAACCACGTAGACTACTTTGTCATTGATGAGCTCGAGACTCGACAACTCAGACCCCAGTTCGCGCCGCTGCTGCGCGGGGAGGGCGTACCCACGGAACTGCAATTGTTCCACACGGCAGGCGGGCCCCGAGGGCAGCTTGTTGTGTTCAAACTGATTGAGCCATAGGAGCCAGATGGATCTCAGCGTCGTCATCCCTGCCTGGAATGAGGCAGGCAACCTGGCCAAACTGTTGCCGCAGCTTCACTCGGCACTGCAGCAGCTTGGCTGCCAGTACGAGATCATCGTCGTGGACAACCATTCGCCAGACGAGACGGCGCAGATCTGCGCGTCTTCCGGCGCGACGCTCCTGCAGCAAACGGCCCCGGGGTATGGAGGTGCCCTATGGGTGGGATTCGCCGCGGCCAGGGGCGAGTTCATCCTCACGATGGATGCTGACCTTTCGCACACACCGGACCTCGTACCCGACCTCTGGGGCGCACGTAACGACGCCGAGCTGGTCATCGCCTCACGCTACGTGGGTGGCGGGTCAGCATCGATGCCCGGGTACCGGCACATCCTCAGCATTATCCTCAATGTGGTCTACACGCGCCTTCTATCGCTGCCGGTAAAGGACATCTCCAGCGGCTTTCGCCTCTACCAGGCTTCTGTCCTGCGCGGGCTCAAGCTAGAGAGCACCGACTTTGATGCCCTTGAAGAGATCCTGATCCAGGTCTATGCGCACGGTTATCAGATCAAGGAGATTCCTTTCCGCTACGTTCCGCGTGACCAGGGCAAGTCCAAGGTCAAGTTGCTCCGCTTTGCCCTGGCCTACCTCAGAACCCTGTGCAGGATGTGGAAGCTGCGCAACTCGGTGGCTTCGGCTGATTATGATGCCCGCGCCTACGACAGTTGGATTCCCCTGCAGCGCTACTGGCAGCGCCGGCGCTACGACATCATCACCAACCTGATCAATCCAGACCAGTCCTGCCTGGACATCGGCTGCGGCTCGAGCCGGATCCTTTCGGCCATCGGGCGTCACACCGTGGGTCTGGACATCCAGCAGCAAAAGCTGCTCTACTGCCGCTGCTACGACAAACCACTGGTTCACGCGTCCATCTTCGCCGTGCCTTTCGCCAGCGAGTCATTTCAGCAGGTGCTGTGCTCGCAGGTCATTGAGCACCTGCCGGCCGGGGACAAGCCCTTCACGGAGATGGCACGTCTGCTCCCTCCAGGCGGGCGGCTGGTGCTCGGCACACCCGATTACGGCCGCATCTCGTGGGTGGTGATCGAGCGGTTCTACAAGCTGTTCGCACCCAATGCCTATGCCGATGAGCACATTACTCACTACACGCGACCCGGTCTCATCCAGTTGATGGGCCAGCTCGGCTTTCGCCACCTGGGCACTCACTATGTACTGGCGTCCGAAATGATCCTCCTGTTCGAAAAGACAGGCCAGGAGCAGCCGTAGATGGCAGCGCTGCGAGCCAGACTGGACAAACTCGGCGTGAGCAGACAAGAGCTGCTATTGCTGGCGCTCATTCTGGCCATCGGTGCCGGCTTTCGCCTGTACCACCTGGATACGTTTGGCCTGTGGCGCGATGAGACGCAGACCGTATTCCTGGCCAGACATTCTTTCCCCAGCGGGATTCTGCAGGCCCTGACGTACGCCGATGTCAGCCCGCCGCTGTATTACTTCCTATTGCATTTCTGGGAGCGCCTCTGGCCCGGCGACTGGAGTCTGCGGTTTCTGTCGGTCATCTTCGGCTTGGCTTTCCTTCCAGCTGTCTGGTGGGTCGGTCGCAGGCTGTACGACCGCAATATCGCCCTTCTGGCGTCGTTTGTGGCAGCGCTGTCTCCACACCACATCATCGTCGCCCGCACCGTGCGGATGTACGCCATTCTCTCTCTGGCGGCACTGGCCGGCCTCTATTTCACCTACCGGTTTGTGACTCAGCCGGTCGACGAACGTCCGGCTGGTCTGCGGAGTGGCCTGTGGTGGGGCGTGGTGTTCTCCTTCTCGCTCCTGATGTACACGCACAACGCGGGGCCGTTCTTTGTCCTGGCGGCCAACCTGTTCGTACTGGTGGAGCTGCTCTGGCACAGGGAGATGCGTCGGCTGTTCTGGCCGTGGGTGAGCACGCAGCTTTGCGTCGCGCTCCTCTACCTTCCCGAGCTGCCACTCTTGTTGCAGCAACTCCATCTGCAGGGCGCGGTGATGGGCCCCTGGCACACGCGCTACACGCGCCTGCAGAATGTGGTCAACCTCTTCAATGAGCTCACGGGTCTGGCCTGGCCAGCGAACTGGCCGCTGGTGTGGATGGCGGTAGTTGCCCTGGGTACGTTCACCTTTGAGCTGCGCCGTGACCTGGCGGCTCTTTACTTCCGTTTCTCGACCCTGCTGAATCTCACGCTCTTTGCCTTTTTCGGGCCCATTGTGCTGGCAGCGGTTCTCACCCCCCGTGGCATCGAAAGCATCCCGACCTATGTCACGCTCGTGTCGCTGCCCGGCCTGTGCTTTCTCGTCGCGCGAGCCGTCAACGCCGTCCGACCGCGCTGGCTGGGTGCGGTGCTGCTGATCGGCCTGTCGGTACTGTGGGTCAGGACCGTCTCCTGGACCTACAACCTGCGCCATTCGAATTTCCGCGAAATCGCTGCCTATACTACACAGCACATCGGGCCGGATGATGTCATCGTCATTGCCCCCGACTATGTGGCCACTACGTTCAACTATTACTTTCACGGCGAGCAGAAGCAGGCCGCATTTCCGGCGGCCCTGGAGCGCGTGGAGGATATCACCTGGCTGGGCTGGTCGCAGAGATGGCTCGATGCTGCCAGCTATGTCCAGCCAACGGCCGACTATGTCGCGGCTC contains the following coding sequences:
- a CDS encoding Undecaprenyl-phosphate mannosyltransferase produces the protein MDLSVVIPAWNEAGNLAKLLPQLHSALQQLGCQYEIIVVDNHSPDETAQICASSGATLLQQTAPGYGGALWVGFAAARGEFILTMDADLSHTPDLVPDLWGARNDAELVIASRYVGGGSASMPGYRHILSIILNVVYTRLLSLPVKDISSGFRLYQASVLRGLKLESTDFDALEEILIQVYAHGYQIKEIPFRYVPRDQGKSKVKLLRFALAYLRTLCRMWKLRNSVASADYDARAYDSWIPLQRYWQRRRYDIITNLINPDQSCLDIGCGSSRILSAIGRHTVGLDIQQQKLLYCRCYDKPLVHASIFAVPFASESFQQVLCSQVIEHLPAGDKPFTEMARLLPPGGRLVLGTPDYGRISWVVIERFYKLFAPNAYADEHITHYTRPGLIQLMGQLGFRHLGTHYVLASEMILLFEKTGQEQP